CGCCGATCGCGACGAGCACGGCGGTCTGCAGGGCGTGCTTCGAGCGGTGACGGGTCTTCGAGAACAGGAACGCGACGGCCCCGCCCACGACGATGCCCCCGAGGTGGGCTTGCCAGGCGATGCCGGGCACGATGAAACCGATCGCGAGGTTGATGCCCACGAGCACCAGGAGCTGGATGCTGCGGCCGCCGAGGCTGCGAGCGATGACGAAGAACGCCGCCATCAGACCGAAGATCGCCCCGGAGGCGCCGACCACGAAACTGCCCGGTGCCAGCAGGGCGACCGCAGCCGACCCGCCGATGCCCGAGAGGAGGTAGAGGGCGGCGAACCGACCTCGTCCCAACTGTCGTTCGAGCTCTGCCCCGAAGATGTACAGCGAGTACATGTTGAAGAGGATGTGCAAGATGCTGCCGTGGACGAACATCGTCGTCACGGCGCGCCACGGCTGCACGATCTCGAGCGGTGGGTAGAAGGCCAGGGCCCGTGTGACCACGCCGTTGCCCGTCCCCGTCACGAGCTGCAACAGGAAGACAGCGACGGTCACGGCGATGATGCCGTAGGTCACGACGGGGGCCCCACGCCGGGAGGCGCTACGGACGCGGCCGACCACCTGCGGTTGGAGGCGCGGTGCGTTGCCCCGCGCCTCCTTCACGCACTCAGGGCAGTGCACGCCCACCGCGGCGGGCGTCTGGCACTCGCCGCAGATGGTGCGACCGCACCGCTGGCAGAGCACGAAGCTCTGCCGATCGGGGTGCCGGTAGCAGTAGTTCGACCGATCGTGCGGATCGGTCACCTAGACCTCGTCGATGGTGACGCTCTCGAGCACCACGTCCTCGAGCGGCTTGTCGCGCGCGTCGGTCTTGACGGCCTCGATCGCGTCGACGACCTTCTTGGACTCGTCGTCGGCGACCTCGCCGAAGATGGTGTGCTTGCCCTGCAGCCACGGGGTCGGGACCGTCGTGATGAAGAACTGCGAACCGTTGGTTCCCTTGCCGCCACGCGTGCCGGCGTTGGCCATCGCGAAGATGTAGGGGGCGTTGAAGTTCAGCTCGGGGTGGATCTCGTCGTCGAACTGGTAGCCGGGACCGCCGACGCCCTGGCCGAGCGGGTCGCCGCCCTGCAGCATGAAGTCCTTGATGATGCGGTGGAAGACGACGCCGTCGTAGAGCTTGTCGGTGCTGACCTTGCCGGTGGCCGGGTGGGTCCACTCTTTGGTGCCGGTGGCGAGGCCGACGAAGTTGGCGACGGTCTTCGGGGCGTGGTCGCCGAAGAGGTTCACCTTGATGGTGCCGAGGTTGGTGGTGAGGGTGGCGACAGCGGTGTGCGTTGACATGTCGTCATTCTTCCACAGCCACCTCGGCGCACCAGCGACTCCCCAGGCACCGTTCCGTGACCTGTCAGGAACCTCCGTGCCACACTGGGACGGGCCAGCAACTCTGGCTCCACTGCCTACTCGTTGGAGGAACGTTCATGGCCCTGTCACGCAAGCAGAAGAAAGAACTCAAGAAGTTCAAGAAGCACGCTGCGGCGGTGTGGGGTGAGCAGCGCGGCGTGATCGACCACGCCGGCAAGGTCATCGGCGGCTACCGCGACGACGCCGTCAAGATCGCGAACAAGAAGGTCGTCCCCCAGATCAAGCACGCCGTGGACTCGAACGTCCGCCCCGTGGTCTCGCAGGGCCTCTCGACCGGGTCGCACTACGCGTCGGTCGCTCAGGACCGCCTGAAGCACGACGTGTACCCCGCGTTCTCGTCGGCTCTCGGCAACCTCGACCTCGCGAACGACCCGAAGGTCAAGAAGGCCGTGAAGAACGCCAAGAAGCAGGGCAAGAAGGCCGCGGCGAAGTACGTGCCGCGCCAGCAGAAGTCGGGCCCCGGCGTCGGCGGCGTCTTGCTGATCGGCGTGGGCGTCGTCGCTCTCGGTGCCCTGGTGTTCGCGGCCGTGCAGACGCTGCGTGCCGACGACGAGCTCTGGGTCGCCGACGACGACGCCGACACCAAGGCCTAGTCCCCCGCACCCCCACGAAGGGCCCGCCTCCCCCGGAGGCGGGCCCTTCGTCGTCCCTGCCCCCACGACTGCAACAGCCGACGATGGCCCCGGCCCAGACACTACCTTCTGCCCAACGTTGCACGCACGTCGGCGAAGCCGACACGGGCCCGACGGGCTCCGGCCTGATCCCGCCGTACATCGCACGCCACGTCGGCGAAGCCGACACGGGCCCGGAGGGCCCCCAGACCAGCACAAGAGAATTGCCCCCGTCAGCTGACACCGTCAGCGGACAGGGGCAAGGCAATTCGATCGTGGAGCCTGGGAGAATCGAACTCCCGACATCCTGCTTGCAAAGCAGGCGCTCTACCAACTGAGCTAAGGCCCCGACCCCCCGGTCACCGGGGGAACGAGCACGATCTCACCCTGTGCGCGTCGTGAGACGAGCTCGAGATGAGACCGGTACTGCGTGGGGCTAATAGGACTTGAACCTATGACCTCTTCGTTATCAGCGAAGCGCTCTAACCGCCTGAGCTATAGCCCCCGGACCGTCGTAAAGCCTACAGCACCACGACGGCGAACTCGAATCGGCGGATTCCACCGACGCGAGCGATGGATCAGTTGTTGGTGAAACCGACGAGCAGGCCGCCGGTGATGCGCACGCTCAGGTTGTAGAGGACGGCGACGATGGCCCCGAGGACCGTGCCGACGACCACGTTGAGGATGGCCACGACGATCGAGAAGAGCATGATCTGACCGACGTTGAAGGTGTCCTGGATCGAGAAGCTCGAGTCGCCGAGGATGTCACGCAGCAAGGCGTCGAGGTCGTCGAAGATGCCCGTCTGGTTGAGGATGGCCCAGATCAGGAAGGTGGCGACGACCGTGATGATGCCGATCGCGACGGAGATCAGGAAGGCCAGCTTCACGACCGACCAGAAGTCGATGTAGACGAGCTTGAGGCGGACCTGCTTGGTGCCGGACGGTCGTTTCGCCTTCTTCTGCAGTCTCTCGGCGACACTACTCATTGTTCGTTTCCTCTCCGGCGGTTCCGGTGGCCTCGTCGTCGGTCGACTCGGCGTCGACCGACGTGGCGTCGGTCGTGGGGATCTCGGTGTCGGCGTCGATGGACTCGACGGACTCGACAGACACTACGGCCTCGGCCACGGCGTCCGCACTCTCGTCGACCTCGGCAGCGAGATTGCGCTCACTGTTGCGGGCCACCGCGATGATGCGATCGTCGCTCGCGAAGCGGGCGAAGACGACGCCCATCGTGTCGCGGCCCTTGGCCGGAACCTCGGAGACGGCCGATCGGACCACCTTGCCTCCGGACAGGACCACGAGCACCTCGTCGTCCTCGCCGACGATCAGGGCGCCGGCGAGGTCGCCCCGCGCCTCCGCGAGCTTGGCGACCTTGATGCCGAGGCCGCCACGGTTCTGGACGCGGTACTGGTCGGCGGCCGTGCGCTTGGCGTAGCCGCCCTCGGTGACGACGAAGACGTAACCCTCTTCACCGACGACGGAGGCGCTGAGCAGCGTGTCGTCGTCGCGGAAGGTCATGCCCTTCACGCCCGAGGTCGACCGGCCCATGGGGCGCAGCGACTCGTTGGTGGCCGTGAAGCGCAGCGACATGCCGTGACGGGACACGAGCAGCAGGTCGTCGTGCTCGTCGACCAGCAGGGCCGAGACGAGCTCGTCGTCGTCGCGCAGGTTGATCGCGATGATGCCACCGGTGCGGTTCGTGTCGTACTCGGTGAGCGAGGTCTTCTTGATCAGGCCGTCGCGAGTGGCGAGCACGAGGTAGTCGGCCACCTCGTAGTCGCGGATGTCGAGCACCTGCGAGATCTGTTCGTCGGGCTGCATGGCGAGCAGGTTGGCCACGTGCTGGCCCTTGGCGTCACGGCCGGCCTCTTGCAGCTCGTACGTCTTGGCGCGGTAGACCCGGCCCTTGTTCGTGAGGAACAGCAACCAGTGGTGGGTGGTCGTGACGAAGAAGTGGTCCACGACGTCGTCCGCGCGCAGCTGGGCCCCGCGGACGCCCTTGCCGCCCCGGTGCTGGCTGCGGTAGTTGTCGCTGCGGGTGCGCTTGACGTAGCCACCCCGCGTGATGGTGACGACCATCTCTTCTTCGGGGATGAGGTCCTCGACGCTCATGTCGCCGTCGAAGCCGAACATGATCTCGGTGCGGCGGTCGTCGCCGTACTTGTCGGTGATCTCGGCGAGCTCGTCGCTGACGATCGTGCGCTGACGCTCGGGCTTGGCCAGGATGTCCTGGTAGTCGGCGATCTCGCGCTCGAGCTTGTCGGCGTCGTCCTGGATCTTCTGACGCTCGAGGGCGGCCAGGCGACGCAGCTGCAGGTTGAGGATGGCCGAGGCCTGGATCTCGTCGACGTCGAGGAGGTCCATGAGACCCGCGCGCGCCTCCTCGACGGTCGGCGACCGGCGGATGAGCGCGATGACCTCGTCCAGGGCGTCGAGGGCCTTCAGGTAGCCGCGCAGGATGTGCGCGTCGGCTTCGGCCTTCTTCAGGCGGAACATCGTCCGACGGACGATGACCTCGATCTGGTGGTCGACCCATGCCGAGATGAAGCCGTCGAGCGCGAGGGTGCGGGGCACGCCGTCGACGATCGCGAGCATGTTCGCGCCGAAGTTCTCTTGCAGGCTGGTGTGCTTGTAGAGGTTGTTCAGCACGACCTTGGCGACGGCGTCGCGCTTGAGCACGATGACGAGTCGCTGGCCGGTACGACCCGAGGTCTCGTCGCGGATGTCCGCGATGCCTCCGATGCGACCGTCCTTGACGAGCTCGGCGATCTTGATCGCGAGGTTGTCGGGGTTGACCTGGTACGGCAACTCGGTGACGACGAGGCAGGTCCGCCCCTGGAGCTCTTCGACGTTCACGACCGCGCGCATCGTGATCGAGCCGCGGCCCGTGCGGTAGGCGTCCTGGATGCCGCGGACGCCGAGGATCTGCGCGCCCGTCGGGAAGTCGGGACCCTTGACGCGCTGCATGAGCGCCTCGAGCAGCTCTTCGCGCGACGCGGTGGGGTTCTCGAGGTACCACTGGGCACCCGACGCGACCTCGCGCAGGTTGTGCGGCGGGATGTTCGTCGCCATGCCGACGGCGATGCCGACCGAACCGTTGACCAACAGGTTGGGGAACCGGCTGGGCAGGATGGCGGGCTCGCGGGTGCGACCGTCGTAGTTGTCCTGGAAGTCGACGGTGTCCTCGTCGATGTCGCGGACCATCTCGAGCGCGAGCGGAGCCATCTTCGTCTCGGTGTACCGCGGGGCGGCGGCGCCGTCGTTGCCGGGCGAGCCGAAGTTGCCCTGGCCGAGCGCGAGCGGGTAGCGCAGGCTCCACGGCTGGACGAGGCGGACCAGCGCGTCGTAGATCGCCGTGTCGCCGTGCGGGTGGAACTGGCCCATGACGTCGCCGACGACGCGCGAGCACTTCGAGAACGCGCGGTCGGGGCGGTAGCCGCCGTCGTACATCGCGTAGATGACGCGACGGTGCACGGGCTTGAGACCGTCGCGCACCTCGGGCAGGGCCCGGCCGACGATGACGCTCATCGCGTAGTCGAGGTACGAGCGCTGCATCTCGAGCTGCAGGTCGACCTGCTCGATGCTGTCGCGCTTCGGTGCCTCGGCGAAGGTCTGGGTTCCCTCGGCGTCGATGCCCTCGGGGGTGTCTGTCGGCTCGTCGGCCATGATTCTCCGTTTGTCGTGGTCTGCCCCGTGGTGCTCGTCGGGGCGCGGGCGTGCTCCGGATCAGCCGGAGGCGCGCATCAGATGTCGAGGAAGCGGACGTCTTTCGCGTTCTGCTGGATGAAGTTGCGTCGCGATTCGACGTTCTCGCCCATCAGGGTGTCGAAGATGGTGTCGGCGGCCACGGCGTCCTCGAGGGTCACCTGCAGCAGCGTGCGGGTGTCGGGGTCCATCGTGGTCTCCCACAGCTCTTTGTAATCCATCTCGCCGAGGCCCTTGTAGCGCTGGATCGCGTTCTCTTTCGGGATGCGCTTGCCGGCCGCGCGACCCGAGACGAGCACCGCGTCGCGCTCGGCGTCGCTGTACACGTACTCGTGGGCGGCGTTGCTCCACTTGAGCTTGTAGAGCGGCGGCTGCGCCAGGTAGACGTAGCCGAGGTCGATCAGGGGGCGCATGTAGCGGAAAAGCAGGGTGAGCAGCAGCGTCGTGATGTGCTGGCCGTCGACGTCGGCGTCGGCCATCAGGACGATCTTGTGGTACCTCGCCTTGTCGGGGTCGAAGTCTTCTCCGATGTCGGCGCCGAAGGCCTTGATCATGGCCTGGACCTCGTTGTTGCCGAGGGCACGGTCGAGACGGGCCTTCTCGACGTTGAGGATCTTGCCGCGCAGCGGCAGGATCGCCTGGGTCTCGGGGTTGCGCCCCTGCACCGCCGAACCGCCGG
This genomic interval from Frigoribacterium sp. Leaf415 contains the following:
- a CDS encoding rhomboid family intramembrane serine protease, yielding MTDPHDRSNYCYRHPDRQSFVLCQRCGRTICGECQTPAAVGVHCPECVKEARGNAPRLQPQVVGRVRSASRRGAPVVTYGIIAVTVAVFLLQLVTGTGNGVVTRALAFYPPLEIVQPWRAVTTMFVHGSILHILFNMYSLYIFGAELERQLGRGRFAALYLLSGIGGSAAVALLAPGSFVVGASGAIFGLMAAFFVIARSLGGRSIQLLVLVGINLAIGFIVPGIAWQAHLGGIVVGGAVAFLFSKTRHRSKHALQTAVLVAIGVIVVAALLARSAQLAGLF
- a CDS encoding DUF3566 domain-containing protein; translation: MSSVAERLQKKAKRPSGTKQVRLKLVYIDFWSVVKLAFLISVAIGIITVVATFLIWAILNQTGIFDDLDALLRDILGDSSFSIQDTFNVGQIMLFSIVVAILNVVVGTVLGAIVAVLYNLSVRITGGLLVGFTNN
- the gyrA gene encoding DNA gyrase subunit A, yielding MADEPTDTPEGIDAEGTQTFAEAPKRDSIEQVDLQLEMQRSYLDYAMSVIVGRALPEVRDGLKPVHRRVIYAMYDGGYRPDRAFSKCSRVVGDVMGQFHPHGDTAIYDALVRLVQPWSLRYPLALGQGNFGSPGNDGAAAPRYTETKMAPLALEMVRDIDEDTVDFQDNYDGRTREPAILPSRFPNLLVNGSVGIAVGMATNIPPHNLREVASGAQWYLENPTASREELLEALMQRVKGPDFPTGAQILGVRGIQDAYRTGRGSITMRAVVNVEELQGRTCLVVTELPYQVNPDNLAIKIAELVKDGRIGGIADIRDETSGRTGQRLVIVLKRDAVAKVVLNNLYKHTSLQENFGANMLAIVDGVPRTLALDGFISAWVDHQIEVIVRRTMFRLKKAEADAHILRGYLKALDALDEVIALIRRSPTVEEARAGLMDLLDVDEIQASAILNLQLRRLAALERQKIQDDADKLEREIADYQDILAKPERQRTIVSDELAEITDKYGDDRRTEIMFGFDGDMSVEDLIPEEEMVVTITRGGYVKRTRSDNYRSQHRGGKGVRGAQLRADDVVDHFFVTTTHHWLLFLTNKGRVYRAKTYELQEAGRDAKGQHVANLLAMQPDEQISQVLDIRDYEVADYLVLATRDGLIKKTSLTEYDTNRTGGIIAINLRDDDELVSALLVDEHDDLLLVSRHGMSLRFTATNESLRPMGRSTSGVKGMTFRDDDTLLSASVVGEEGYVFVVTEGGYAKRTAADQYRVQNRGGLGIKVAKLAEARGDLAGALIVGEDDEVLVVLSGGKVVRSAVSEVPAKGRDTMGVVFARFASDDRIIAVARNSERNLAAEVDESADAVAEAVVSVESVESIDADTEIPTTDATSVDAESTDDEATGTAGEETNNE
- a CDS encoding peptidylprolyl isomerase, with translation MSTHTAVATLTTNLGTIKVNLFGDHAPKTVANFVGLATGTKEWTHPATGKVSTDKLYDGVVFHRIIKDFMLQGGDPLGQGVGGPGYQFDDEIHPELNFNAPYIFAMANAGTRGGKGTNGSQFFITTVPTPWLQGKHTIFGEVADDESKKVVDAIEAVKTDARDKPLEDVVLESVTIDEV